CGGCGATGATGTTCGTGCGCCCGCGATCCGGATTGGCGGCCATCTCGTCGAGCCCCTTGCGGTGATAGTCATACCAGAACTGCCGGAAGCCCTCGCCCTGCGGTTCGGTGAGTGCCGTGATGAGGGCGTGGCGATTGGCCGTGTTGTCGAAGGCCTTCCAGCCGTTCCAGGAGGGCTCGGACTGCGCGAGGGTGACTATCTGCTGTGCTTGGCTCAGAAATGGGCTGCCACCTTTGGGGGAAAAGCTGTCGAAATCCAACCCGAGGATGGTGTAGATATAGAACACGATGGTGGCGGTGAGATTACTCTGGAGCGTGGCCTCGTTATACTCGAGCGGCTCGTGCTCGGTGTAAGTGAAATCGAGCTTCGTGTCGCGAAAATTCAGAATGGTCGTGGTGTAGGCGGAGTTATAGACGGGGCGGCGGGCTTGGACTTGGAGTTCGCAACTAAACCTATCGTTTTCCATCGTGTTGACGATGAGCGTGAAGGTGCAATCGATGCGCTCATTGGGCGCGAAGCGCGCGTTAGTCCATTTCCTGTTGTTGATGAACTCGTTGAGCGCGGTTTGAAGGGTCTTGAAGATGTCCTTATTCGTGCCTTGGATCTTATCGCTGTTTATCGTCAGGCGGGCATTCAATTCGGAGACTTGTGCGGGGGCTGCCACGGCGGTGAGAAGGGTAAAAACCAAGAAAAGCGTGGCTCGGATGCTGTGCTTCGTCATTGTTTACTCGTTTTTTGGGGGGAGGAAGGGGAGCAGGCAGTCGATGATGTCGTCGGCCAGCTCTGTCTTGCTTTTGAGAGGGAAGTCGCGTGCGTTCCCGAGGGTGTCGATCACGGTGATCTTGTTCGTGTCGACGCCGAAACCGGCGCCCGCGTCTTGCAGGGAGTTGAGGACGATGAGGTCGAGGCGCTTACGGCGGAGCTTCTCCTCAGCGTGCGCGCGCTCGTCGTTCGTCTCGAGTGCGAAGCCCACGAGGCGCTGGTCGGGACGTTTGCGACGGCCGAGCGCGGCGGCAATATCGCGGTTGGAGACGAGCGGCAGGGTGAGGTGGCCCGTCTCTTCACGTTTGATTTTCACCTCCGCGGGGGTGTGGGGCCGATAATCTGCGACGGCGGCGGCCAAGATGGCGATGTCGCACCCCGGGAAGAGTGCAGTGGCGGCGTCATACATTTCGTCGGCCGACTCGACATCGGTGCGAGTGATGTGCGGGTGTGTCGTGCCCAGCGCCACGGGGCCGGCCACGAGTCGCACCTCTGCGCCGCGGCGTGCGCAGGCCTCGGCGAGGGCAAACCCCATTTTGCCGGAGGAGTAGTTGCCGATGAAACGGACCGGATCGATCTTCTCATAGGTCGGCCCGGCGGTAATCAAGACTGTACGCCCGCGCAGATCGCCCACCTC
The sequence above is drawn from the Tannerella serpentiformis genome and encodes:
- the coaBC gene encoding bifunctional phosphopantothenoylcysteine decarboxylase/phosphopantothenate--cysteine ligase CoaBC encodes the protein MNSQSPSPRLAERKIILGVTGSIAAYKAAYLTRALIKEGAEVQVVMTPAAKEFITPLTLSTLSRKPVVSEFFSRRDGSWHSHVDLGLWADAMLIAPATAATIGKMAQGVADNMLVTTYLSCKAPVFVAPAMDLDMYAHPATQANLARLRTFGNRIIEPAEGELASTLVGRGRMEEPERIVDILASALNEVGDLRGRTVLITAGPTYEKIDPVRFIGNYSSGKMGFALAEACARRGAEVRLVAGPVALGTTHPHITRTDVESADEMYDAATALFPGCDIAILAAAVADYRPHTPAEVKIKREETGHLTLPLVSNRDIAAALGRRKRPDQRLVGFALETNDERAHAEEKLRRKRLDLIVLNSLQDAGAGFGVDTNKITVIDTLGNARDFPLKSKTELADDIIDCLLPFLPPKNE
- the porD gene encoding type IX secretion system protein PorD → MTKHSIRATLFLVFTLLTAVAAPAQVSELNARLTINSDKIQGTNKDIFKTLQTALNEFINNRKWTNARFAPNERIDCTFTLIVNTMENDRFSCELQVQARRPVYNSAYTTTILNFRDTKLDFTYTEHEPLEYNEATLQSNLTATIVFYIYTILGLDFDSFSPKGGSPFLSQAQQIVTLAQSEPSWNGWKAFDNTANRHALITALTEPQGEGFRQFWYDYHRKGLDEMAANPDRGRTNIIAALPALTALKSARPTSVLLNLFSDAKLDELTAIYAKATTQEKQEGYKLLSNLFPGSTSRFESLRN